AAGTACGTGATAAGTGTAAAATTTAAAATGATTTCTATCATAAATAATTTAGCATTATGCGGAATTATTAGGCTGTATAAATTTTTAAGTCCTCAGCATTTTAGCAGGGTAGCTAATCAAGGACAAATAAGTCTGATATATGACGAAAATCATATTCTATTTAATGCCTTCACCTTAGTTTTGTCCTGTTAATTAATTCAAACAACTATGAAAAACATAATGAAATCAATGGCCGCTTTAGCAGTACTAATTTTAGTTAGCTGTGGCGGAAAAGAAGAAAAAAAGAAAGAGGGCATTCAGATTGGCCAAAAACCAGCGGCGACTGAAACCCCAAAGGAAGCACCAGTTTCTGATGTAAAACCATCACAGACAATAGATTTAACGAATAAGGGAGTGGGCCCGATTAAGAATGTAGAAATCGCTGCTACCATTGATGATGCTATGGCTTCCAAAGGTTCTGAAATTTTTAAGTCTAAATGTATGGCTTGCCATAAACCAGACAAAAAGTTTATCGGACCGGCGCCAACAGGGATTTTGGAAAGACGTACTCCAGAATGGATTATGAATATGATTTTAAATCCTGAAGAAATGACGCAAAAGGATCCGCTAGCAAAAGCTCTTTTAGTAGAGTTTAACGGGTCGCCAATGGCAAACCAACACCTTACCGAGGAGGAAGCAAGACAAGTATTGGA
This region of Aequorivita marisscotiae genomic DNA includes:
- a CDS encoding c-type cytochrome — protein: MKNIMKSMAALAVLILVSCGGKEEKKKEGIQIGQKPAATETPKEAPVSDVKPSQTIDLTNKGVGPIKNVEIAATIDDAMASKGSEIFKSKCMACHKPDKKFIGPAPTGILERRTPEWIMNMILNPEEMTQKDPLAKALLVEFNGSPMANQHLTEEEARQVLEYFRTL